Below is a genomic region from Demequina sp..
CTCCTCCGCCGAGTAGGTGGGCAGCCCCTGCTCCTCGATGAGGGTGGTCGGCAGCTCGTGGATCTGCGCCAGGGTGGCGCCGATGCTCTCCGCGAGGCCGGGCCCTGGCTCCACGCCCGCGAGCACGAGCGGCGATCCGCGGACCTCGCTGTAGACGATCACGCGGCCCTCGTCCGCGCCGAGCTGCGCGGATCCGCGTGGCTGCGGCACCTCGAAGCGAATGAGCCCGTTCTCGCGCGCGTGCCCCAGCGCCGTGAGCAGCGCCTGCTCCGCCTCAAGCGCGGCGCCCGCGGCTGGCCGGCGAGGGGCGCGAACGATCCACCGAGCGCCCGTCGCGTCCTTGACGACAACCACATCGAAGTCGCTGTCGGCGTGGGGGCTGCGAAGCACGTCGTAGACGTCAAGCCCCGGCACGGCGACGGACGCAAGCGCGGCAAGAGCGAGCGGTGAACGTGGCACGGTTTCACGCTACGGCCAAACAAGGGCCGACGCCACGCTCCACGCCGCGCCCCGGTCACGCCGCGTGGGGCTTAGGTTTGGGTTGTGCCCCTTCCGTGGATGCTCACCGAGCCGCTGATCGTCGACAGGGCCGCCGAGAGGCGCGACTTGGACATGGCCCATGCGTATGCCGTGGTGGTCAGGGATGGGGCCGTGCTCGCCGCGGGCGGGCGGCTTGTGGAGCTGCCGCCGAGCGCCCGGCCCGAGGCGTCGCTGACGGTCTATCTCGGTGCCGACTCCGGCCGCGACATCGTTGCCGTCGTGCCTACCGACCCTGCGTTCGGCGCTGCGGACGACGGCATCGGATCCGAGCGGTTGATGGGGCTGCGCGACCTTCTGCGCGCGTTCGCCGAGCGCGGCGACGAAGGCGCCGCACGAGACCGCGAGCTCGCCTCCACCGCGGTGGCGATCGCCACGTGGCATGCGAATCATCTGCGCTGTTCGGTGTGTGGGGCACCCACGGTGCCTACCCGCGGCGGGTGGGTGCGCCGCTGCGACGTCGATGGGCGCGAGCACTATCCGCGAACCGATCCCGCAGTCATCGTCGCGATCACCGATCCTTTCGACCGCCTGCTCGTTGCGCACGCGTCGTACTGGAGTGAGCGCAGGTACTCGCATCTGGCCGGGTACGTCGAGCCGGGCGAGAGCCTCGAGCAGGCGGCTCGCCGCGAGGTGGGGGAGGAGGCGGGACTCGTCTTGGCGAGCCTCACCTACGTGGCGTCCCAGCCGTGGCCGTTCCCGGCGTCGATCATGGTGGGCTTCAGGGCGACCGTGGAGGACTCTGCGCTGCGCCTCGACAACGACGAGATCACCGACGCGCGCTGGGTCACGCGTGAGGAGCTGCCTGGATTGGTGCGGGATGGCGAGGTCATTCTCCCTCCGGGAGGTTCCATCGCGCGCTGGATGCTCGACGACTGGCTAGGAGCCTGACCCAGGCCCCCGCCCCTGCGGTTTAGGCAACCTGCGCATACCAAACTGGCGAAAGTGCCGCCATTTAGGCAGACCAGTACTACTTCGCGTGCTTTGGACGGGCGTGGCACGCTGCCAGGTCTAGGGGACAGCGTGTTGCCCTGCGGACACCCAAGGTATGCGTGAGTTGCCTAAACGCCGCCTCGGTGGCGCTCCAGGTATGCGTGAGCTGCCTAAACCGCGGGGCTGTGGACAGGGCGACCTTGTGTCGGCGGGGGC
It encodes:
- the nudC gene encoding NAD(+) diphosphatase, translated to MGLRDLLRAFAERGDEGAARDRELASTAVAIATWHANHLRCSVCGAPTVPTRGGWVRRCDVDGREHYPRTDPAVIVAITDPFDRLLVAHASYWSERRYSHLAGYVEPGESLEQAARREVGEEAGLVLASLTYVASQPWPFPASIMVGFRATVEDSALRLDNDEITDARWVTREELPGLVRDGEVILPPGGSIARWMLDDWLGA